From the Chryseobacterium sp. G0201 genome, the window TGTTAACGGAGGTCCGAGTTTGATGAGTTTCAGGGTTCAAGGACCTGCATCAGCTGCTGCTCTTCAGCAATTCGATGTATATCAGGGTGCTGTTTTTATTAATAATACTTCCGGTGCAAATAAAATATACAGATATATTGTAGGATCTACGGTAGTAGGAGGAGGGCCAAATTCAGCTACAGTTATTAAAAACTTTGGAGGTTCTTGGTCAGAAAGTAGTATCTATGCCACCGCAATTAAATAATAATCATAAAAACACTAGCTGAAAAAATAATTTTATTGTGTTTGTGTATAAAGATAGTAGAACGATACAATTTCTTCTGTTATCTTTTACCCATAAAAAACTAACTCCCTCAGGTAAATTTTATTTAGATGAAAAAAAAATAGATGAAGACGGTAAATGTAAAAAACACTAATGTTATGAAGTTGGTAAATGTAGAAAAAGCACAAGAATTCTTGTTAGATGAAAAAAATAAATGAAGACGGTGAATGCGGAAAAAAAATAGAGTCACTTTACATATTGTAGAGTGACTCATTTATATTGATGTGTTTTATGAAAATGAAGTTATTCCTGTAATACAAATTTTGCCAAAGGAGCCATTCTCGCTTTATTAAGACTCAATGTATTACCGCTTACAGAATAATTATCGGCAGCTAGTAAAGCTTTTGTGAATAATTGTTCCGTTTCCAGATCTTCGCAGGCTATCATGGTAGACATTCCTTGGTTGAATTTGATGCGCATCATTTCACGTTTGATCTCAAAAGTTCCTCCAACGCCGTTGCATCCGCCGTTTCCTTCGTATCTCATCTCTTTCATATTTAAAGAAAAATAAGGATTGCTTTTAGGATTTTTAAGAGCAATGGGTTTACCGTTTATTTCTGCAAGCCTCCATGTTTTTCCTGTAATATCATTTGAAGCTGATGGTGGAGTAGGAGGTACAGGTTTGCTCATACACGATGCCATAAGTATGATAAAAAATAGACTGGCTAGGGGATTATATAAAAATTTCATAGTTTTAATTTTAATAAGTGATAATTTTTTTAATAGGATGCCATTTTGGTGGAAGCAGGTTCTTTTTTATCCTTTGTATGATGGAAAAGTACCATGTCAACATTTTTTT encodes:
- a CDS encoding META domain-containing protein; protein product: MKFLYNPLASLFFIILMASCMSKPVPPTPPSASNDITGKTWRLAEINGKPIALKNPKSNPYFSLNMKEMRYEGNGGCNGVGGTFEIKREMMRIKFNQGMSTMIACEDLETEQLFTKALLAADNYSVSGNTLSLNKARMAPLAKFVLQE